Proteins encoded together in one Bombus vancouverensis nearcticus chromosome 14, iyBomVanc1_principal, whole genome shotgun sequence window:
- the RpS13 gene encoding ribosomal protein S13, translating to MGRMHAPGKGISQSALPYRRSVPTWLKLTPEDCKDLIYKLAKKGHTPSQIGVILRDSHGVAQVRFRTGNKILRIVKSLGLAPDLPEDLYYLIKKAVAIRKHLERNRKDKDSKFRLILVESRIHRLARYYKSKGTLPANWKYESSTASALVA from the exons ATGGGTCGTATGCACGCACCAGG aAAGGGTATATCCCAGTCAGCGTTGCCCTATAGACGGAGCGTTCCAACATGGTTAAAACTTACACCAGAGGATTGTAAAGACTTAATTTACAAACTAGCTAAAAAGGGGCATACTCCGTCTCAAATTg GTGTGATTCTTAGAGATTCTCATGGAGTGGCACAGGTGCGTTTTCGCACTGGAAACAAGATTCTCAGGATCGTCAAAAGTCTGGGGCTTGCTCCAGACTTACCGGAGGATCTGtactatttaataaaaaaagcagTTGCTATCAGAAAACATTTGGAAAGGAATCGCAAGGATAAAGATAGCAAGTTTAGATTGATTCTCGTGGAGTCTCGAATCCATCGGCTTGCTAGATATTATAAATCAAAGGGAACGCTTCCAGCAAACTGGAAGTACGAGAGCTCAACTGCTAGCGCTCTTGTTGCTTAA
- the exp gene encoding expansion — translation MVSRRKILSRSRDNLVEAQYEDQDEEDVWYNLDKLYKDHIQEVLDKWNQIDDEIWAKVIVFERNRRVAKAYARAPVLTINGSNDGFDGFRIGLCGFENPMRDTKTEEAKKHINQGVKIKMDEQGNILIKRLCKNNVYIKPTSQEDNAIGAEIARNSQGALEHEKPGKVFDMNKFQTNLSRETRRAYPDRRRLEMQCLSAIVFVKTEPDLLQCPVWVLIVNVVGLDMLKSKLPPVLALQRPVDIKNRPRIPIPDEDPYSIAGVSSSIGVSEAFQQDREAREQIYAQSTSSRQRRAERPPKLPPRENIYSHDIPKPDYDDIEDDYARKPVITNEDKRNRNDDKKKYDDPYYCGLRARVPNFVKMAKNSKVSTRMYARPPNQATYAATGYASSQSSQIYGHLPGNRPPIMYHARSFESGLDSDGRNESPYNHIYGRFPVPTRGVIPPTPRAMYIGEWD, via the exons ATGGTATCGAGGCGGAAGATTCTATCTCGATCGAGGGACAACCTCGTTGAAGCGCAATACGAGGATCAAGACGAGGAGGACGTGTGGTATAATCTTGATAAACTTTACAAG GATCATATCCAAGAAGTACTGGACAAATGGAACCAAATCGACGACGAAATTTGGGCCAAGGTAATCGTTTTCGAAAGGAACCGCAGGGTAGCAAAAGCGTACGCCAGGGCACCTGTTCTCACGATTAATGGATCTAACGATGGATTCGATGGTTTCAG GATAGGATTGTGCGGTTTCGAAAATCCTATGAGGGATACGAAAACGGAAGAGGCGAAGAAACACATTAACCAAGGTGTAAAGATTAAAATGGACGAGCAAGGGAACATATTAATAAAAAGGTTGTGTAAAAATAACGTTTACATAAAGCCGACCAGTCAGGAAGACAACGCAATTGGAGCAGAAATTGCACGGAATTCTCAAGGAGCGTTAGAACATGAGAAACCGGGGAAA GTGTTCGATATGAATAAGTTTCAAACGAATCTTTCCCGGGAGACTCGAAGAGCATATCCGGACAGAAGAAGATTAGAAATGCAGTGTCTGAGCGCAATTGTTTTCGTCAAAACTGAACCAGACCTTCTTCAATGTCCCGTTTGGGTCCTCATTGTAAATGTTGTCGGTTTAGACATGTTGAAGTCCAAATTACCACCAG TTCTAGCGTTACAAAGGCCCGTGGATATTAAAAATCGACCTAGGATACCGATTCCCGATGAAGATCCGTATAGTATAGCAGGAGTTTCATCTTCGATTGGAGTTTCCGAGGCGTTCCAGCAGGACCGAGAAGCTCGAGAACAGATCTACGCTCAATCAACGAGTAGTAGACAAAGAAGAGCCGAAAGGCCACCGAAACTACCGCCAAGGGAGAATATTTATAGTCATGACATACCTAAA CCTGATTATGACGACATAGAAGATGACTATGCTAGAAAACCTGTCATAACGAACGAGGACAAGAGAAATAGAAACGACGACAAAAAGAAATACG ACGATCCGTATTACTGCGGATTAAGAGCTCGTGTTCCTAACTTTGTAAAGATGGCGAAAAATAGTAAAGTCTCGACAAGAATGTACGCCAGACCTCCTAATCAAGCAACATATGCTGCTACCGGTTACGCTAGTAGCCAATCCTCTCAAATTTATGGCCATTTACCTGGCAATCGACCGCCAATTATGTATCACGCACGAAGCTTCGAAAGTGGACTTG ATTCAGATGGTAGAAACGAATCACCGTATAACCATATATATGGAAGGTTTCCTGTACCGACCAGAGGTGTAATTCCTCCTACACCCAGAGCGATGTATATCGGAGAGTGGgactaa
- the LOC117156187 gene encoding protein saal1 isoform X1: MSEVQEPETDKVEPNVLLETQEIGEDEIKKLKGDTVGDTLYSSKWIINILLSISKVFEDGWNEKVEYDLCTLWDMTAEKDIVNFLVDNDFLKIAEFALNSSEEPRFTEIILGIIGNMTCEPSVLDILGEKEELLETILRLLSSEDAATLVQILRLLRSALWNIQINPESKWRVNLRNSTFLREVVPFILKSSTNEELLIATTSFLRSSAEIDLSSGKTLLDELFESSSFLPGMLESFEEVFPQDEAPYSPSTLKYLEDWLELFSIVRKGHQIHQEILQEDNLNRTVEILRRILASFIDPWNLYPLDETKASCVHRCAEMILDFRWKGFLRADSTVDIDATVLKIIVSINTAMKEEEEDSKETMGELLKYLVGYWIEVSKISSADEIIKILKINEDSVIDHTINLLKSKIPAEKIISIINGLPNK, translated from the exons ATGAGCGAGGTTCAGGAACCTGAAACTGACAAAGTGGAACCAAACGTACTGTTAGAAACTCAAGAAATCGGAGAAGACGAAATTAAAAAGTTGAAAGGAGATACTGTAGGAGATACTCTTTATAGCAGCAAATGGATAATCAATATTTTACTTTCAATATCAAAG GTTTTCGAAGATGGCTGGAACGAGAAAGTGGAGTACGACTTATGCACGTTATGGGATATGACTGCAGAGAAAGACATTGTTAACTTTCTTGTAGATAATGATTTTCTTAAAATTGCAGAATTTGCTTTGAATTCATCCGAAGAACCAAGATTTACG gAAATAATTTTGGGAATAATTGGCAATATGACTTGCGAACCATCAGTGCTTGATATATTGGGAGAGAAAGAGGAGCTTCTTGAAACGATTCTTCGCCTCCTTTCTTCCGAAGACGCTGCTACATTAGTACAAATACTTCGTCTTCTACGTTCTGCGCTTTGGAATATTCAAATCAATCCTGAATCAAAATGGAGAGTTAATTTAAGAAATTCAACGTTTTTAAGGGAGGTGGTTCCTTTTATCTTAAAAAGTTCCACAAACG AGGAACTTTTGATCGCAACGACAAGTTTTTTGCGTTCTTCGGCAGAGATCGATCTTTCATCTGGAAAAACATTATTGGATGAGCTATTCGAATCTTCTAGTTTTCTGCCAG GAATGTTGGAATCCTTCGAAGAAGTTTTTCCTCAAGACGAAGCACCTTATTCACCTTCGACTTTAAAATATCTTGAAGATTGGTTGGAGTTGTTTTCGATCGTTCGAAAAGGACATCAAATTCATCAGGAGATCTTGCAAGAAGACAATTTAAACAGAACAGTAGAGATTCTACGAAGAATTTTAGCAAGTTTTATCGATCCGTGGAATCTTTATCCTTTGGATGAGACCAAAGCTTCTTGCGTTCATAGATGTGCAGAAATGATTCTCGATTTTCGATGGAAAGGATTTTTAAGGGCAGACTCGACAGTCGATATAGATGCAACagttttaaaaattatagttaGCATCAACACAG caatgaaagaagaagaagaagattcaAAAGAAACGATGGGAGAATTACTAAAATATCTTGTAGGATATTGGATCGAAGTGTCAAAAATCTCTTCTGcagatgaaattataaaaattttgaaaataaacgaaGACTCTGTTATCGATCATacgataaatttattaaaatcaaaaATTCCTGCAGAAAAGATCATCAGTATAATAAATGGATTACCGAACAAATAA
- the LOC117156187 gene encoding protein saal1 isoform X2, whose protein sequence is MDNQYFTFNIKEFALNSSEEPRFTEIILGIIGNMTCEPSVLDILGEKEELLETILRLLSSEDAATLVQILRLLRSALWNIQINPESKWRVNLRNSTFLREVVPFILKSSTNEELLIATTSFLRSSAEIDLSSGKTLLDELFESSSFLPGMLESFEEVFPQDEAPYSPSTLKYLEDWLELFSIVRKGHQIHQEILQEDNLNRTVEILRRILASFIDPWNLYPLDETKASCVHRCAEMILDFRWKGFLRADSTVDIDATVLKIIVSINTAMKEEEEDSKETMGELLKYLVGYWIEVSKISSADEIIKILKINEDSVIDHTINLLKSKIPAEKIISIINGLPNK, encoded by the exons ATGGATAATCAATATTTTACTTTCAATATCAAAG AATTTGCTTTGAATTCATCCGAAGAACCAAGATTTACG gAAATAATTTTGGGAATAATTGGCAATATGACTTGCGAACCATCAGTGCTTGATATATTGGGAGAGAAAGAGGAGCTTCTTGAAACGATTCTTCGCCTCCTTTCTTCCGAAGACGCTGCTACATTAGTACAAATACTTCGTCTTCTACGTTCTGCGCTTTGGAATATTCAAATCAATCCTGAATCAAAATGGAGAGTTAATTTAAGAAATTCAACGTTTTTAAGGGAGGTGGTTCCTTTTATCTTAAAAAGTTCCACAAACG AGGAACTTTTGATCGCAACGACAAGTTTTTTGCGTTCTTCGGCAGAGATCGATCTTTCATCTGGAAAAACATTATTGGATGAGCTATTCGAATCTTCTAGTTTTCTGCCAG GAATGTTGGAATCCTTCGAAGAAGTTTTTCCTCAAGACGAAGCACCTTATTCACCTTCGACTTTAAAATATCTTGAAGATTGGTTGGAGTTGTTTTCGATCGTTCGAAAAGGACATCAAATTCATCAGGAGATCTTGCAAGAAGACAATTTAAACAGAACAGTAGAGATTCTACGAAGAATTTTAGCAAGTTTTATCGATCCGTGGAATCTTTATCCTTTGGATGAGACCAAAGCTTCTTGCGTTCATAGATGTGCAGAAATGATTCTCGATTTTCGATGGAAAGGATTTTTAAGGGCAGACTCGACAGTCGATATAGATGCAACagttttaaaaattatagttaGCATCAACACAG caatgaaagaagaagaagaagattcaAAAGAAACGATGGGAGAATTACTAAAATATCTTGTAGGATATTGGATCGAAGTGTCAAAAATCTCTTCTGcagatgaaattataaaaattttgaaaataaacgaaGACTCTGTTATCGATCATacgataaatttattaaaatcaaaaATTCCTGCAGAAAAGATCATCAGTATAATAAATGGATTACCGAACAAATAA
- the LOC117156189 gene encoding kynurenine/alpha-aminoadipate aminotransferase, mitochondrial isoform X4, which yields MDFSTFLTNVTRRRKSSILRELAMRFIEAKDAISLANGMPNTKTFPFVDISVTYKGGTKVKLVGEELSWSLQYGPSQGYLPLLKKMREFQEYWHKPIYKDWDVLFTSGSMDGCSKIFEMTLETGDPVMVQTPTYDGILNALTPLMPEFIEISQDRDGIIPVNIRKICEERRDSGKPMPKVLYANPTGANPTGTVLTESRRREVYELADTYNFLIIEDDPYCFIHFVDKKPTTFLELDTKGRVIRLDSFSKILSAGLRLGVVTAHKEVIKKLTTHMEATNIHASSLSQVLLFKLLNVWDLEKIRQHFNDIQKFYHERRDIMLSLMEKHLTGLAEWNVPKGGMFVWLKVNKTKDVMELARMKCISQGIFLIPGHAFNYDRSKPEQHLRLCYSYATPQEIDKALSTLATLIREEIRK from the exons ATGGATTTTTCGACGTTTCTAACGAATGTCACGAGAAGGCGAAAGTCTAGTATCCTTCGTGAATTAG CGATGAGATTTATAGAAGCGAAAGATGCGATAAGTCTAGCTAATGGAATGCCGAATACAAAGACATTTCCTTTCGTGGATATCTCCGTAACGTACAAGGGTGGAACAAAAGTAAAACTCGTCGGAGAAGAGTTGTCCTGGTCTCTTCAATATGGTCCTTCCCAAgg ATACTTGCCATTGTTAAAAAAAATGCGAGAATTTCAAGAATATTGGCACAAGCCGATATACAAAGACTGGGACGTACTTTTCACGTCTGGATCGATGGACGGGTGTAGCAAAATTTTCGAGATGACTTTAGAAACAGGCGATCCTGTGATGGTTCAAACACCGACTTACGACGGAATTCTAAATGCG CTCACACCTTTAATGCCAGAATTCATCGAAATTTCACAAGATCGGGATGGTATAATTCCggtaaatataagaaaaatttgcGAAGAAAGACGAGACAGTGGTAAACCAATGCCAAAA GTCCTTTACGCGAATCCTACAGGAGCCAATCCAACGGGAACAGTTTTGACGGAATCGCGAAGAAGGGAAGTTTACGAATTGGCTGATACATACAACTTTTTAATCATCGAGGACGATCCCTATTGTTTTATCCATTTCGTCGATAAGAAACCTACCACCTTCCTCGAATTGGATACCAAAGGACGTGTAATACGTTTGGATTCTTTCAGCAAAATTCTAAGCGCCGGTCTTAGATTAGGCGTTGTTACAGCGCATAAAGAAGTCATTAAAAAATTAACTACACATATGGAAGCAACAAATATTCACGCTTCCTCTTTATCGCAA GTTTTGCTGTTCAAATTACTAAACGTATGGGATCTGGAGAAGATACGGCAACATTTTAACGACATTCAGAAATTTTATCACGAAAGACGAGACATTATGCTGTCTTTGATGGAAAAACATCTTACCG gaTTGGCAGAATGGAACGTTCCAAAGGGTGGGATGTTCGTTTGGCTAAAAGTGAATAAAACGAAAGATGTAATGGAATTGGCAAGGATGAAGTGTATTTCCCAAGGGATTTTTCTTATTCCCGGTCATGCGTTTAACTACGACCGCTCGAAACCTGAACAGCATCTCAGACTATGCTACAGTTACGCGACACCGCAAGAAATCGATAAG gcgCTTTCAACGCTAGCTACGTTGATACGCGAGGAGATAAGAAAGTAG